In Helicoverpa zea isolate HzStark_Cry1AcR chromosome 7, ilHelZeax1.1, whole genome shotgun sequence, the genomic window gaatataaacaaaaaataaaacaacactgttattaattttataactataattacagttatttattacaacaaaaaaacaatatgcataaattggaacaaaaaaaattaacttcttcaaaatcagctaaaacatatatatttttttgaataccaaatattttttttacgctAATATCTATTCTTAGAGCAAACATTACAACTAATCAGATTTGAGCTTTAACAGTTGACCAAATATGTCCATTCTGAGTACGATTACGAACACGATAAATCCGCTCCGAGTTGGTAGGTGGTAAAACACGGTCTGCAACAGATGATGGACCAGCTTCTGCAACAAGGGTAGGGTCGGTTTCTTCAGAGGCTCCAGATTCTTGTAAAGACGAAACGTACTCAGACACTTCATTATTTTCGTCCTCGCTTTGAACGTTGTCGATAATCTGGTTATCCTCAACTTCGGAATCTGAATCTTCCTGAGAAGGATTGTCTTCCTCgttcaaaattgcaaaaatatcgTCTTCGTCTAATACATTAGACCGTGACATATTTATACCTGAAACAACGCcgaaaaaagatataaaatatacgaaaaatAAGCAATAGTAAAATCACTCAATCTCAGTTAAAAGTTACACAAAGCCTAAACATACGTCTCGCAGGCGTGCAACACTTCGATAAATCAAAAATGGCGGGACTTACCTCAACGATACGGGCACCGTCCTCTAGCTCCCGTCGGCCACGGAGGTAACAGAAGAGCACCACGCGCTAGCTTCAACCGttagaaaaaaacaaacgatattCGAATGCGTGTACGTCTCGCAGGCTTAGATTAGGCTTCTAGGGTTAACAAGATTCTTGTTTACTACGACGGTGCGATAAGACCTTACTAATGTCATTCAGGCCTTTGTTTTGTCGTCTTTACATAAATCGTTGATCGATTACTATCAGGCTTCATAAGATGATCGAGCAGATTATCTTATACTTGTCTGATGCTCTTAAATCTATTACTCACCAATCTATTTAAAGTCTATCTATCAGTCAAGTTGCTATTGATGCATACAAATAATACTTCCAGTTTTTCTTCTTTTATATGTCATAAGGGCCGATATTTCAAttgccagataacttttatctgacgaatatgtttgacgttttgacagcaaATACGTCAAACGACCATATTCATTCCTCAGAGAAGTTCTCAGAAAGAAGTTAACtaatgattgaaaaatcggcccttaaacaaatatatttgacAAGAGCTTGTGTCCCAGGTTCATATCTCAGCCAGCGTcgccggcgggcggcgcgggcggcgcgggcggcgcgggcggcccCGGCGACGCGAGTGCGCGCGCGCACCACGCCGTGCGCACGTCGCGCTCAGAGGACCACTTACAGGTAACTCTATGGGAATACCATAAAGGACAATGTTCAATTAGGCCCAGGTAACACCCAAATGGCAGCGGCTGGCATGGCACCCTTATTACTTTAACTACatactttaaagtttaaaattatttcacactgaaagtgctcgCCGCATCTCTGCCGGCCACTGCTATACCGGTGTGACTCGGGCCTTATAGAATTAGGTGTTACTGCAGAAATTCATGACATTAAatgttagaaaatatatttattgttaattccACGAAACAATTAATCGAGACTTGGATGCAGCATGTTGACGGCCCATGTTGTTTGTAacttttgtatggaaacggttttaggtaatatttaattttgaggcGTGGAATATTTCCTTCCTTGCTAGATAGAAGGAAATAGATTGTGCCTAATAATAACTCATCCCAGAATCGGCCTAGCACGAAGAAAGCCGACTATACTACTCATCTTTGTATCTAAATATAGTATTGAGTCACTGAACACttgttaaattgaataaaattcacataaaatcGTCTCGTTCTATATAACGCCGGCAGTAAAATTGCTAACATTcaattagaattttattgtaacaGTTTGAAATTGGATGAGCTGGAACATcaataaaaagcaaataatatatgaagcacacaaaaaaaaaataccacaatATTTAAAAGCAATTATTCAAACTTGGCCTTTTTAACCTAAGACATACACAAGACAGTCCAAAGAGTATTTATTCCTTGGATTTTTGCTTCACTAATAAATctttctaaattcaaataccaagttataaaatattCCACCGTAAGTTCCAGAAGGAGTCTTCTCTAAGCGCCGTAGCAGTGGAAATGGAAGAAGACGTGACGTCATCACTCAACACGTTGCTCGACGCCCGGCCCGACTCCGCCACTCCCGGCCCGCGGTCCGACTCCGACCCCGAACGGGACAGGTGGCATTCACATAATGGGACCTTTAAACTATATAAACGtcgtttttttaaaacaactgttcactttgaaaacataataacagtgatactcagctgcatcaggttagactggaaaccaaccccaacatagttagaaaaTGGCTCGGGAgatcatgtttatttttttgtcaattggacaagaaaattcatagtaaacggttgttttaagaaaagctGTGAACTTGGATGTTAAAAGTGTATGGTGGCTGGTGACTCAAGTttactacaataaataaaaacgcaaCTGACTGATTTTGTTCATGACAtaggttttaagaaaaaaaaggggataaaatattatttaaaaaatgttaagctAATGTGAATCATCGgtaggaaataaataatttatagccTTTCGTATACATGGCTTCATGTAAAGTACATAATTAAGAACTGGATAAGACGGCTTGTATTAAAGTCATGCCGTTACGATACACCTATACACAAGTCCATTATGAGAAGTATACAAAAAGATGATTCACATCAAAAAGCCTATTCACGAATTTACCGcgtaaacaattattatttacttaacaaaAACAGGTCATCAACTTTGTTCCAACAATTGTTACCTGCGTTTTCCTCAAACTATTgtgtttaaattaattgaacATACATTACCAGCCACCATTAACTAGACTAGAGCACACACCTCAGTGTCACCATCAATCCATgtttaatgttgttttgttttaaccaCGCTGCTTCGCGTTAGCATCACTGCTCGGTTTATTTCTGTCACGGCAATTTTATCTTAATATACATACACTATGCCGGATTCACCACTCGAATGACCTACAGACTTgtaaaactgattttatttaGTGTTTGTACGAAATATTTTGGGACACTACCCCTCGAATGTCGGTTATACAAAAAATTCTGAGAGCGGCCTCAGACTAGCGTTTCTGCGAGTATGCGCTGGGATTAACACAAGCGGGCCACATTACGAGGTGCAAAAATACATGGGCTATTCATTCGGACGTATTCATTTTAATCTAAAGTTGACAACTATCAAATTGTATAGTACACTTTCGCAAATGACCACTTTTTTACCAGCCGTTGGCCAAATAGCCAATATCATGCGTAAACGCACAATGCGGGTAATGAGCTAGTTTGAAACTGTTCTAACGCCAAACCTCTCTCAAGTCAAGAGTATCTCGGTTTGTGGTACTAATGTCTGTAGGACACTTGGGCATATATTTGAGGGGTTATATtctcctgccggggctgcgggattgttggaAAGATTTACCGCGGCCAtgctacataaaaggcctacgataCAAAATTATCAGTAAaggtctgacactccctcaccgctggtaacccacagcggaaagAGTCATTTGATCATTTCCAATCAGAAAAAAAAAGGTTGTATTCGTGTCGAGTGGTGAAACCGACCCGTGTGGCGTCAGTGAGTGGTTGTGTGGTAGGATCGTGTGGACGTACAACGCGCCGGTGTCGTGCGCGTCGGAGCGAACGCACTGCAACGGCTCGGCCGCCACCTCCAACTCCACCTCGCTATCCGACGGCATGTCCCAACGGTAATGCTCATCTTTATACTGATACTTTGTACGGTACTACACTTTCgagtaaaaaaaacacatacagTCTGACCTTTTTGCtgcagttgacagttgctgtcacgctgtcaactgcacaaaacctTCGGTACTGATTTTTATTCTGAACGCTGTTAGTTGTTATTACCATAGTATATACTGGCAACTAATAATCTCATACAATGGGATTAAATAAAGTGAAAGAAAATCTtagacaaaatattatattagaaaTTAGTAACTACTCTATGGTCGCCTGTATACAACTATCGGAAACGTCGAATTAGGTTATTTCGGTGAAGGTATTTTCAAATGCGGACCAATCTTTGCCCCTTCTTTTCTTCCGTTTTAGCTAGATCCATGTATCTTCTAGTAGCCCAACTTAATACCTACGATTTTTTCCGTCCTGTGTGAATAAAACGCGTTCAAATAACGCTAAAATATAAAGGTGTAAAATTAACCACggaaatattcaatttattttagatcaatttattgtttatattcTGCGATACTTCATGCCAACGGAGTTTTAATGACATCGTAATCAGAAAAGTCCGAAGCAGTGCTTGTTAACATTAGAGCAATAAGGCGTTGatacctaaattaaataaatatttactaatttaCCTCCTAAGTCCTGCTCTAATAAATGTTGTAAACTGTGTTATATGTTGTATTAGAGCTTACTAATAAACTGCCAAATGTCGATGTGCCCATCCATTCCGAACCTACCTGTCTATAACGTACTATCGGACTTGTATatctattgagattcaatttttaaatataaattgcgGTAAGCAGTCCTAAGAGATTCCCTCTGTACAACCTATtttgataccaattaaaatcctTTTCTAACCTTGATAGCTAGTAAAATATAGATGAataatgtatgtgtgtgtgcagCTCGTCTTCCCCCGCGTCGCCGACGTCTGCGTCGTCGTCGGTGATGTCGTCCCGCGCCACGCCGCCGCACCGCCAGCTGCCCGCGCACCACCATCATCGACCGCTTAATGGTAACGCAGGTTATTATACTAGCTAGGACATGCATTTTATTACCTCTGTAGTTCTATTATTGCGTTACTGTATAAGCAGCAAGAAAGTTGTATCTCATctccagatttttttttaactatctGACTATCGCATTTAACGTAATTTGCATTTACAAGCTGAAGCTCTACTTTATACCTTAAAAGTGACAAATATACGGAGGAACACCCCAAGAAGCTCGCGAGGCATGTTTTTAAAGGGTTCAACGTGCCAGGCGCTGAAACCGCCCATTTATTTAACGATCGTTTTTTCTTTAGGTGATATGAGTTTATCAGAAGCAGTGTCGAATATATCCAGTCCGGACTACCAAGACCAGGACGACATGTTCGAAACAGGCCGCGAGTGTCCGCGGATGGAACTATCCGATCCCTCCGATTCAGATTCCACAATCCTAGTGTCAGAACCCTGCCACAAACGAGCCAAATCCAACTCTTCATACTCAAACGAACACGGAAGCGACGTCACGCTCAACGGCGACCACAACAACGACTATAGAATAGTGATACAAGTGAAAGGCCCCGACAAACAGAACGCGAACGCGacagaaaatgtaaataataataacaatagcaACTATACGCAGAATGGTAAAGAAAATGGTCATAATTCACCGGAGAACCAGGGATACCAGGTTAGTGCTATTACTAaccttataaatataatttcttggATGTACCTACTAAGTTCACAATATAGTCTTCCCTTTTTGTCAGAAAATTTAGGTTTCTAAGTTTTTCTACAACAACATTACAAAGGGTTGAAATGGTTTTATGTCTTCAAGAAAAAGATAGTATGGGTGTGCCATATTTTTGCTCGACTAGCCTCGACTACATTTGCGTACTTCCAGATttgtcttaatttattttgttctgtcTCAGGAGCTAGGCAGCGGGTCAGATGGTGGGTCTGACGAGGGGTCAGACGGTGACTCCCTGCACTCGTTCCACTACAGCCCCAAGGCGGTCGACATACCGTCGGCCGAGCGACTCGCCAAGCGATTGTATCACCTCGACGGATTCAAGAAGTCTGATGTCTCTAGACATTTGAGTAAAAAGTTAGTGCCTGTTAATTTTTGTTGAATTATAAAGGTATGTTATATAGAAAGATAgatatattatttgttatgtaCAACAATTTAAGTAacgaaataaaaagtaaaatattaaagttagtaATATAAGGCCCTCCAATGTTTCACCAATTCactaatgggcggtcttatatACTTTAAAAATTAGTTGTACAGGATGCAGCAAGAAAACGTAGTTTAGGTTCCCACCAGTAGaagtaaaagaatttttcaaaatggttcagtggttttacaaaacaaaaaacaagagatgttttttttttaattatacaatTATATAGAGAAGTGTGTTTGTTATGGGGCTTTGGACAATGGGTACTCCTGCATCAGCTGCTACAAATCACTGTGTCATCGTCTGCAATATGTAGCCGTGTTCAATATGCGAATTTAAAAAACCCTTATCTATTTTTCGCGcttttcaattttttaatatCAAATACCGTTCGAAACAACCATGCACTTATTTCGAGTGACATCTAAAGCCCGCTCTACACTTAACCCGCGGACCGCCCGCGAGCGCGAAATGCGTTTCGAAGAATATGCGAAACGGCTCCACACTTGGCGTTCGCGGCCTTTCGCGAACATCACGCGATCCGCGGGCTAAGTAAAGAGCGGGCATAAATGCAATGTTTTCCTTACAGTAACGAGTTCTCCCGCGCGGTGGCGGAGGAGTACGTGCGTCACTTCGAGTTCGGCGGCGCCACGCTGGACGCGGCGCTGCGCGGCTTCCTGGCGCGCTTCGCGCTCAGCGGCGAGACGCAGGAGCGCGAGCGCGTGCTCGTGCACTTCTCCCGCCGCTATCTTGACTGCAACCCGGGCTCCTTCAACTCGCAAGGTAACAATACTGAACTTAGGAATGTTCAACATATTATATTCTGTGATCTTGAACAGATCTATTATGTTGAAGCCCAAAGCCATAGATCTACTATATTGGTCATTATGGGCTTTGATAACCCTAATTTACTTGTGACGTCATACTTATGTCTCTATTATGTGTAGGTACTCCCACTtaatactcccttatgtacttttcaACTCCCTTATACTCCCTTATAAAGTGGTCGCACCATATAGATATTGACTGTTCGCCTCCTTTATGCCGTTTATTAAAGACTTCCCGCTCATTCTTAATTcgaatttttgtatgttttttttttgttcccaGACGCGGTGCACACGCTGACGTGCGCGATCATGCTGCTGAACACGGACCTGCAcggctgcggcggcggcgccgggTTCCGGCGCATGTCGTGCGCGGAGTTCATCGACAACCTGGCCGACCTCAACGACGGCGAGCACTTCCCGCGCGACACGCTCAAGCAGCTCTACCACGCCATCCGCACGCAGCCGCTGCAGTGGGCACTGTACGTACATGTGAAGATGTTACATACATTTCGCAAACGACGTGGCCAACATATACGTGAGGGTGCATATACACCGTGCAATTAGCTTAGGCATGTTGAGGCGCATGAGCAGattacatgtattttaaaaacgtgcgagtccagcgactcgcgcatgtaccaaagcaaaatgcCCACTTGCGTGTTCTTGTTACTTGCGTATATTAACTTGCCCCAGCTAGATGCACCATGTCAGTTTGGCAATGTAGGCATGCCTCTTATTGAGGATAACATTTGACAGATATACCATCTGCCCATTCACAACTTTAACCACTCCAACTATGCTAGTTTTGGGCCCAATATTGAATTCTTACTTTTTTAAATGTCTTAAAGCTAATTTCAAGATACTTTCTAGGTCTTGGAAGAGCAATTTTAATACGTCAACTTTGTGATGAATGACGTTTGCTATATAAAATTAACCCTCATTTCTATATACAGTGACGCGGAAGCTACGACGGGTGGAGCGGGTGAGTCCCGCGCGGGCGTGGGCAGTAATCCCTTCTTAGACGTGCCCGACCAGAGCCGCGCTGTCGAGTATAAGAAGGGCTACGTCATGCGGAAATGCTGCGTCGATGCTAATGGGAAAAAGAGTAAGTGAAAGATGTTACTGGATAAATAGTTGTTTCGTGTGTTAATTACATATGTACctagttagttacaagtgaagctaacaTAGGCGTGTTAAAAATTAAGAGTAAATTAAGACTGGGTTCAAAACCATACCATAACCAGCAGTGATAATTTCACAAATCAGCTGTCAAATCGGTGATTTGGCAGCTGATTttgaacataataatttatgttgGATTGTTGAAACAGCAAGTTTGTGTTGCGTTTTGCCACAAACAAACAGTACTTTTGATTCGAACTTTGATTCGAACTTGTCCTATGTTATAACGTTATTGACCCCACTACCTCTTGTATAATTCAAGTTCTTgtggtgtctttttgtttgaataaacgctttatctatctatcttattttaaatgttttcccAGCTCCTTTCGGCCGTCGGGGATGGAAAATGTTCTACTGTACACTTCGAGATTTGGTGCTGTATCTTCACAAAGACGAACACGGATTCAGGCGCAGTCAGATGTCCGACAACTTACACAACGCTATAAGGATACACCACGCGTTGGCTACGAAAGCGACCGATTATACGAAAAAGCAGCATGTATTTAGATTGCAGACTGCTGATCAGGCcgaatacttatttcaaacgaggTAAGTGTGTTCTTTATTCCATCATAACTATCATATTTTATGGACGGAATCATCAAAGATCGGGATTTTCATCAAAGTAATATTATGTAATCTCTTGTCTGGTCATATCGTCTTCTACACACATTTTCTCTAGCAGTCCCATTAGTTCTGAAATTGTTTATTGACTTTTCAGCTATAACAGCTATTCTATTTCaaattttttgacatttataatgttttgttttctgCGATTACTGTTCAATTAAATGTTTGTGCTTGGTTTGTAACATTTTtgacttttataatttttatagttGTTATTAATGCCTATCTTGTATTACCAGCGACTCGAAGGAGCTATGTTCGTGGGTGGAGACGATAAACTTCGTGTGCGCGGCCTACTCGGCGGCGCCGCTGGCCGGTGCCGTCGGCTCGCAGCGCAAGTTCCAGCGCCCGCTGCTGCCCTGCACGCATACCAAGCTTAACATGGTATGTTTATATTGTTCatgggtgtttttcagaaaacttgaccctagcaaaatgggcctgtcccacacattcaaacatttttattttgatttttttatatggcacgtgtgaaagtgagtttttgattaatttaggtatatattttaatatacaattaaatcgatatgtagcataaaaagtggatagttatttttatatttaaaataaacctgaagaggacgtataaatatcgtgtgtcccatggcgctcttggagatttcaaatacatctaacttctaaaatattcgtttttaggtatgtttaagtttttgaacttagtctctgtatttctaaaaacgtatttttaatttttatgccataaatttattgttattttaagaaatatcattattttaatgttgtcctacgaaaatcattgttccggaaaatccggtttcgtcacggtgaatttgatatcgtactgaagacaaaatctactaatttgtgttttttctaccttcttggcaactttatgatcgtattaggattcctgcattgccgttttaaagtcagttaaggcgaaaactgtgacgacaatgttggtgtcatcggcgcgcaaaatttttggtccggatagtggcagtatttaaaaggttaataaattgtttttttaactctataacactgtatataacataaacaactcatcattattagattagtaaggctaaaaacaaggtagtttaaataaatattagttattttcaattttaaaagtctcgtgagatgaaaacgtcacctcctgtgcgtcacgttacatactaccggaacaaaatcgtaacgatcttgaattgtaaagcttagtgtacaattaaataatttatgggagcgtcctgtccgcgcgtgtggtaggtatcaaacgaaaaggcttacatttaatcggttttgtttatatatgtgtgtgtaaaggtttatatctaaaaaaattgtgagttaatactttattctttgtaattgtgttttgaaaacggcagtgtggacattgctcaaattattcttatccatcacgaaattttcataatagtcactgtcccatattctggatgttacaaaaatggttttaaaatatatatttttcattttatagcgtttattttggcatcatagtattttgttagtatctaaaatttctcactaggcttgattttggaaattgtagcggatatcattagtaataacaacttttctagtgagatgtgtccaagaagtgacgaaagtgaaattatttagatgattatttaataatcttatagaattatgctatcgctttgtttgtttttaaaagattttaagtatatctttatgctaccataagttgatttcgttttaatacttgtttgttttatttttaattaattatattttgtgacgttcaggaatactatgcatcatacgctgacagaaaaactttaatatttcttaaaatcatcttataattttaatttaaaatgcagatttagctagttaacaatatattctttaatattagagtaaatataatagaattcacgaaataaaaaaaaaatatttcctgtgcgtcacagggtattcttttctgaaaaacaccctcATATACATACCCCTTTTATAAActgattaataaattatttaagtcaACACAGTTACTTGTCTagaaaaattatgtaattattagCTAGCTTATTTAGCTTAAGCTTAAGCTTATTTTGCCTGTAAAGTATCAAAAAAAATGATATGTACAATGGCACTgcctatttttaatgaaatctcttccagcagacccgtagtaggagagGCATAATTAAGACAAATGTAGTGAAACTgtgtaaaaacaaaagattatgattatattttttatgatgaaTTAATCATCTGGTATGTTGCAGCGCGATCAGCTAGCGGAGCACGAGGAGCGTGCGGCGCGGCTGGAGGAGGAGCTGGCGGCGCTGCGCCACGCGCGGGACAACGCGCCGCATGCACGGGACAAGGAGCACTACCTCGTGCACGAGGTAACACATACACTGCAGCTGTATAAGCTGTCTGTGAATTTGTtcaaagagaaaaaatattcagaagctAATGCTAATGAATCTGTTGTTTGTGTCAGATCAAGAGGTACCGCACGTACGCGTACGTGATGCGgtcgcgcggcggcggcgcgggcgcggagGAGGCGGCGCCGGCGCTGCCGGAGCGGGCGCTGGCGGCGGGCGCAGTGGCTCCGCCGCCCTGACGCGCCATGGCGGTGTTCGCCGCCTGCGTGCTGTGACCGCTGTGCGCCTGTGTCTCTAGTCGCCCGACTCCTCCGGCATAGGCGAGACTTCCTGATGACTGTCACGTGATACTTCTCTGTAGTGAGTGGCCGCCGCCCGGCCACCGGACGACTCTTGCGATCGTTTTTATAAATTTCGTCGTATTTAGGAAGTTCCGTTGTATCATTTCGCGTCAGCGATGAGG contains:
- the LOC124631679 gene encoding PH and SEC7 domain-containing protein isoform X1 translates to MADERLVVLNRSDNLGFGFSLLGEAGLPHIIYEIEENSPAARSGEVEAGDVLLKVNGTDVNRFTTREVLKCLRLSSDPVTLRLRKDPQIKASVRRYLAAAAERRSSGAGARTNHDKSASLPSSNSNSNSSSNSSSNGSGVHSGDSCEALVADDKRRGRSTPKFEAYMMTGDLMLNLSRVEHPHHNHHAPTHRTHYHRYNSTPASPSENRLCGRVELAQRHNSSPDTGLVGDHASKMFISQPASPAGGAGGAGGAGGPGDASARAHHAVRTSRSEDHLQFQKESSLSAVAVEMEEDVTSSLNTLLDARPDSATPGPRSDSDPERDRIVWTYNAPVSCASERTHCNGSAATSNSTSLSDGMSQRSSSPASPTSASSSVMSSRATPPHRQLPAHHHHRPLNGNAGDMSLSEAVSNISSPDYQDQDDMFETGRECPRMELSDPSDSDSTILVSEPCHKRAKSNSSYSNEHGSDVTLNGDHNNDYRIVIQVKGPDKQNANATENVNNNNNSNYTQNGKENGHNSPENQGYQELGSGSDGGSDEGSDGDSLHSFHYSPKAVDIPSAERLAKRLYHLDGFKKSDVSRHLSKNNEFSRAVAEEYVRHFEFGGATLDAALRGFLARFALSGETQERERVLVHFSRRYLDCNPGSFNSQDAVHTLTCAIMLLNTDLHGCGGGAGFRRMSCAEFIDNLADLNDGEHFPRDTLKQLYHAIRTQPLQWALDAEATTGGAGESRAGVGSNPFLDVPDQSRAVEYKKGYVMRKCCVDANGKKTPFGRRGWKMFYCTLRDLVLYLHKDEHGFRRSQMSDNLHNAIRIHHALATKATDYTKKQHVFRLQTADQAEYLFQTSDSKELCSWVETINFVCAAYSAAPLAGAVGSQRKFQRPLLPCTHTKLNMRDQLAEHEERAARLEEELAALRHARDNAPHARDKEHYLVHEIKRYRTYAYVMRSRGGGAGAEEAAPALPERALAAGAVAPPP
- the LOC124631679 gene encoding PH and SEC7 domain-containing protein isoform X6 is translated as MADERLVVLNRSDNLGFGFSLLGEAGLPHIIYEIEENSPAARSGEVEAGDVLLKVNGTDVNRFTTREVLKCLRLSSDPVTLRLRKDPQIKASVRRYLAAAAERRSSGAGARTNHDKSASLPSSNSNSNSSSNSSSNGSGVHSGDSCEALVADDKRRGRSTPKFEAYMMTGDLMLNLSRVEHPHHNHHAPTHRTHYHRYNSTPASPSENRLCGRVELAQRHNSSPDTGLVGDHASKMFISQPASPAGGAGGAGGAGGPGDASARAHHAVRTSRSEDHLQFQKESSLSAVAVEMEEDVTSSLNTLLDARPDSATPGPRSDSDPERDSSSSPASPTSASSSVMSSRATPPHRQLPAHHHHRPLNGNAGDMSLSEAVSNISSPDYQDQDDMFETGRECPRMELSDPSDSDSTILVSEPCHKRAKSNSSYSNEHGSDVTLNGDHNNDYRIVIQVKGPDKQNANATENVNNNNNSNYTQNGKENGHNSPENQGYQELGSGSDGGSDEGSDGDSLHSFHYSPKAVDIPSAERLAKRLYHLDGFKKSDVSRHLSKNNEFSRAVAEEYVRHFEFGGATLDAALRGFLARFALSGETQERERVLVHFSRRYLDCNPGSFNSQDAVHTLTCAIMLLNTDLHGCGGGAGFRRMSCAEFIDNLADLNDGEHFPRDTLKQLYHAIRTQPLQWALDAEATTGGAGESRAGVGSNPFLDVPDQSRAVEYKKGYVMRKCCVDANGKKTPFGRRGWKMFYCTLRDLVLYLHKDEHGFRRSQMSDNLHNAIRIHHALATKATDYTKKQHVFRLQTADQAEYLFQTSDSKELCSWVETINFVCAAYSAAPLAGAVGSQRKFQRPLLPCTHTKLNMRDQLAEHEERAARLEEELAALRHARDNAPHARDKEHYLVHEIKRYRTYAYVMRSRGGGAGAEEAAPALPERALAAGAVAPPP
- the LOC124631679 gene encoding PH and SEC7 domain-containing protein isoform X4, which encodes MADERLVVLNRSDNLGFGFSLLGEAGLPHIIYEIEENSPAARSGEVEAGDVLLKVNGTDVNRFTTREVLKCLRLSSDPVTLRLRKDPQIKASVRRYLAAAAERRSSGAGARTNHDKSASLPSSNSNSNSSSNSSSNGSGVHSGDSCEALVADDKRRGRSTPKFEAYMMTGDLMLNLSRVEHPHHNHHAPTHRTHYHRYNSTPASPSENRLCGRVELAQRHNSSPDTGLVGDHASKMFISQPASPAGGAGGAGGAGGPGDASARAHHAVRTSRSEDHLQKESSLSAVAVEMEEDVTSSLNTLLDARPDSATPGPRSDSDPERDRIVWTYNAPVSCASERTHCNGSAATSNSTSLSDGMSQRSSSPASPTSASSSVMSSRATPPHRQLPAHHHHRPLNGDMSLSEAVSNISSPDYQDQDDMFETGRECPRMELSDPSDSDSTILVSEPCHKRAKSNSSYSNEHGSDVTLNGDHNNDYRIVIQVKGPDKQNANATENVNNNNNSNYTQNGKENGHNSPENQGYQELGSGSDGGSDEGSDGDSLHSFHYSPKAVDIPSAERLAKRLYHLDGFKKSDVSRHLSKNNEFSRAVAEEYVRHFEFGGATLDAALRGFLARFALSGETQERERVLVHFSRRYLDCNPGSFNSQDAVHTLTCAIMLLNTDLHGCGGGAGFRRMSCAEFIDNLADLNDGEHFPRDTLKQLYHAIRTQPLQWALDAEATTGGAGESRAGVGSNPFLDVPDQSRAVEYKKGYVMRKCCVDANGKKTPFGRRGWKMFYCTLRDLVLYLHKDEHGFRRSQMSDNLHNAIRIHHALATKATDYTKKQHVFRLQTADQAEYLFQTSDSKELCSWVETINFVCAAYSAAPLAGAVGSQRKFQRPLLPCTHTKLNMRDQLAEHEERAARLEEELAALRHARDNAPHARDKEHYLVHEIKRYRTYAYVMRSRGGGAGAEEAAPALPERALAAGAVAPPP
- the LOC124631679 gene encoding PH and SEC7 domain-containing protein isoform X3 codes for the protein MADERLVVLNRSDNLGFGFSLLGEAGLPHIIYEIEENSPAARSGEVEAGDVLLKVNGTDVNRFTTREVLKCLRLSSDPVTLRLRKDPQIKASVRRYLAAAAERRSSGAGARTNHDKSASLPSSNSNSNSSSNSSSNGSGVHSGDSCEALVADDKRRGRSTPKFEAYMMTGDLMLNLSRVEHPHHNHHAPTHRTHYHRYNSTPASPSENRLCGRVELAQRHNSSPDTGLVGDHASKMFISQPASPAGGAGGAGGAGGPGDASARAHHAVRTSRSEDHLQFQKESSLSAVAVEMEEDVTSSLNTLLDARPDSATPGPRSDSDPERDRIVWTYNAPVSCASERTHCNGSAATSNSTSLSDGMSQRSSSPASPTSASSSVMSSRATPPHRQLPAHHHHRPLNGDMSLSEAVSNISSPDYQDQDDMFETGRECPRMELSDPSDSDSTILVSEPCHKRAKSNSSYSNEHGSDVTLNGDHNNDYRIVIQVKGPDKQNANATENVNNNNNSNYTQNGKENGHNSPENQGYQELGSGSDGGSDEGSDGDSLHSFHYSPKAVDIPSAERLAKRLYHLDGFKKSDVSRHLSKNNEFSRAVAEEYVRHFEFGGATLDAALRGFLARFALSGETQERERVLVHFSRRYLDCNPGSFNSQDAVHTLTCAIMLLNTDLHGCGGGAGFRRMSCAEFIDNLADLNDGEHFPRDTLKQLYHAIRTQPLQWALDAEATTGGAGESRAGVGSNPFLDVPDQSRAVEYKKGYVMRKCCVDANGKKTPFGRRGWKMFYCTLRDLVLYLHKDEHGFRRSQMSDNLHNAIRIHHALATKATDYTKKQHVFRLQTADQAEYLFQTSDSKELCSWVETINFVCAAYSAAPLAGAVGSQRKFQRPLLPCTHTKLNMRDQLAEHEERAARLEEELAALRHARDNAPHARDKEHYLVHEIKRYRTYAYVMRSRGGGAGAEEAAPALPERALAAGAVAPPP